Below is a genomic region from Homo sapiens chromosome X, GRCh38.p14 Primary Assembly.
GGGAAGTGTTAGACATTTGCCACTATTTTTGaaactgaattattttataaatacttcAGAACTGAGTTGAGCTTGGAAACCCCTGTCATATTTGCCAGTGCATAAATACCACAATTGTGTTTGAGTATAGCGTTCCTTTCATTTGTGcaatttttatatagaaaagtACTTTACTGAACTGTGACATGTCTTattttcacttagaaaaataacTTCCCCAAACACAATTCTTATTTCCTGATATGAGTTTGTTTATATTTGACCTTGTGaattctccatttaaaaatgacaaaatattagccaagtgATTAAACAAACATgtcctgtgtgtctgtctcttaACTCTCAGTAAGTCAAACGTGTACTTAGATCATAGGATACTGTACCAAGCAAGAGGTATCCTTCAATAAAAATTCCTGTGTGAGTAATGGAAATCATCTTTTAAGGTTACCTTTTTAAAGTTGTCTCATATTTTAAAGACCAAAGGGAGGgataaggtttttcttttctttttgattttgctttgttAGTTTAGGGATGGAGTTTTAATGGTTCTTCTGCATAGCAAGAAATGAGCAATCACTAGGCAAACTTAAAAAGCAGACGAAGTTTGGTCTCCCTAAACTAGTACCTCTCACTTGTTTTGGAGTAATATAAAAGATCTTGAATCTTAGCCACGCATCTACAAAGCTCTCTTGATCCCACCTTTTTCTTTGTCCTATTTCCTCACGATCTTGTTTTCTATTAGAAAATTATCAGTCAAATTCACGTGTTCAGAGAAGATTTACAAGAATATAATCCAGAGAAATTACTGATGTAAGTTATCTGTCATGCAAAATTAACAGTGGGAAGGCAGGAAGCTCCTTTGCTGAAGTTCTACTGGCTTTCCCCATACAGAGTCAATCCTGAAGAGGACAtacttttatttccaaaaatattattGTCCTATTTTTCTATAACTTGAAACATCCAATAAGAAATGTCCTAAAGAACTGAGACCACATGCAACTCAAGAAATTCCTTGTTTCTAATTTCAAAGTCATTAAGATTCTAtgaagagggctgggcacagtggctcatgcctgtaatctcaacactttgtgagaccgaggtggacggatcacttgaggccaggagttcaagaccagcctagccgacacggtgaaactctgtctctactaaaaatacagaaattagccaggcgtggtggtgcatgcccgtaatcccagctactcaggaggctgaggcacgagaatcgcttgaacccaagaggcagaggtgacagagagccaacatcatgccactgcactccagcctgggtgatagagcaagactctgtaccaaaaaaaggaaaagatttccCTCAAAGCAAGAGAAATCTTAGGCATCACTATCATTGATAAGATTGCatgtaaaatacagaaaagaatatattttttgaggATATGGCTAAAAACTCACCATAACCACTTTATACAATGCATTGACTAATGACGAGATATAGTTCAGGACATAACTTTagagtttcctgattttttaaaacagtaacaaaaatgaaaaacataaaactagTAAGTCTTCTTTCTGATTCCATATAGCTCTTGGTTGAGTTTTCCACTGTCTTGCTATTTTTTCTCCATAATCCTTAGTGATTATATAATCTATTAGGCTTCTCGTTTATTGCCTATCTCTACCcaattggaaataaaatgtaagttcACTGAGGGTAGAGATTTCTTTACTGCCATATCTGTAATGCTTGAAAAGAGTctgatacatagtaggtgcttaataaatatttgatgaatgaaaggGATCAATGATACCACTGTATTCGTAGGGAGATAATAGAGATTCCACTATAGTAGAACAACATGAAAGGAGATGAATGATTGATAGATATGGCAGTATCTGTCTGTATCAGCATCAGTATATTTATTTAGAGCTGCATCTATATCTATGTACCTGAAAGAGCAATGCTGAGTTGATTTCCTTCAATTTTGAACATTTATTAGTAATTTCTACTCTTAAAGCTAATACATTGTGAAGCACAATCACATTTTACCTCATTCTTTAGGCTTTTTAGTTTATATTGCTATGTAATTTAAATGACTTTATCACAAATCACTTTAAATCAGTGTTAGAAGTGAATGGAATGAATATGTATTTTACTATTCATGAccttttaattagaaaaatattccttttgAATAGTATTAGACACCCAGAAACAAATGTATGCTGATCTATACTTGCTTTAAGATTTCTGTTCTCTTGAATActgaaagcatatgaaaatattgattaaaataagTTCCTGCCAATCTCTCAAAAGAATGAGCATATTATCTATATTGacagaaaaacaagaattttGATAATAGAAGTATAACAATATTCCTAGTCCTAACTGAATGAATATTAGACTTTTAATAAATCTTTATTCAATTGAAGTGCTCCCTAACTTATTCTCTCTGTTCATAGACTATATGGGAAAGTCCTTCACTTCTGTAATTACAAAATAcaccaaaagaaaattaattttgctaGCAAAGAGCTCATTATTTAGTTACTGTCCTTTTAGCTCATACCTTCCCAGCATTGTTTATCACTCCACTCACTCCAAATTCCGTCATCTGagcaataaatattcactttgcTTCTTACTACAAAGCATAATTGTCGGGTTTCATTTGTTGTTTTCAAGGTGTATGTTTCATTTTCAACTGTAGCAGTCTGAAAGCCAAGGACAAAATCAGATGCCATTATTTGATCTAGTTGCAACTAGACAGATTCCATATCTGTCCCTTTCAAAGTGGGTTTTATTACATAAAATCTATGCAATCTATGCATCAAAAGACTGGATGCATAATCCCAGCAGTAATTAGCTCTCTGTATAGTGGGGGTTTTAAAATCATTGTTTCTTCCCTtctttatctatattttatttctacagtgATAATGGATCACTTACAGTGAAGGACAGCATGTGTGAGACAGCAAAATTCCTAGGTAGCCTTGGTGTTTATAACACCCAGTATGTGGACTAGTGTCAAATTTCCCAGATTCTATGAACTGGAAGATGCTACATACACTCAGTTACCAAAAGACAGAGCCAGCATGTGAATGTTATTACTATGGAAACTATAGAGTTCACATATTAATatatagctttttcttttttccttatgctTATTTCCTTATTCTGATTGTTAATAAGAATAAGGAAAACCTACATAACAATGCTCAGGGCTTGGAATAAGAATAAGGAAACAAAACCTGTATAACAGTGCTCATGGCTTGGTATGAAACTATTGCTACAGTTATGAGACTATCTCAAGGCTGGGTGATCTCAGagtaaaaaaatcactgaagcAATTATTTCAATTTTGCATTTCAAAGAGCTGAAGAATTTTTCTCATTCAATATAATAGCTTTTCCTTTGGCATAACTTATCTTAGGAATCAACATAATGTAGTGTAGACTTAAGTGGACTGGGAACCAGATCTGATATCTAGTTCTAGCTGCATAATTTGATTGTAAGTGAATTTACATACCTGGGATCTATACATCAATTCAACaaccagttttcttatctgtatatGAAAGGAATGAATTAGAACTACTGACTCACTAACTTCTCTCTACCACTCTCTAAACTGGAAactaataaggaaaaataatatataacaatgTGTGATTAAAGGCATCACCACATTGTTGGTGCTGGTGGCAGTAATTAGTCTTGCAACCATTGCCTAATTCCCCAGGCAGCCCTTCTTGCCTggtacaagcaattctcttgtAAGCCTGCCATACTGTAATTTTGACCTGATGGTTGTTCCTCAATAAGTggtctttgtgggtttttttttttaattttgttttgcttttacttGAGGCCTCTCCACAATCCATCTTAAGCCTTCACCAACTTTAATTTATTGACACAAAATTGAAAACAAGTGACTAGATAATCTCTAAGGTCCTATGTAACTTTAAAATTGGTATCATTCATTATACTTTTGTCCATTAGCTTATTTGGCTTTCTGGAAATTGAACTAAGATATATGTCATGTTCTGTCCCTCACGTGGATGCAACTGATTTTGGTTCTcacatttgctattttatttaaaaggctgTAGTTATGATTTTCCCAAATAAATGCAATATTCATACCACCAAGGTAGTATCATCTTCTCTGATCTCAATTTCATAATCAAAACACCTTGCTGGAATAGGTCCCAAAGGTATGCTCCATTTCAGCTTAATTTCACATGAACTCTCCCGAGTAAAAGTAAGATAGACTGGCGGCAAAGGTTTAactgaaaagcaaaagagaaCCATTTCAACACGGAGATTGTTGAAGTTTAGCAGTAGCCTTTATCCAAAGCTAGGGACATCTGGTAACAGAAACCTCCAGGGATAAACCAAGTGGCTCAGTAATATTCCCTATGATACGTATTAAAATCAAAGTTGCTTGCCAACCAAGATGAGTTTATTAACAAACTTGGTTATTTTggaaactcatttttgacaagtCACCCACTGACAAATATATAAATCCAAGAGAAAAGTTCGAAGACCCAAATCATTACAACAATTTTCCATTTTGTAGCATTAGAAATAACAACCACAATCAACAATACTACTACTTTTACAAATAGATAACCCTATTTAGTGCTTATGCTATTTCAGACACTGTAAGTACCAAGGATGTTACATAATAATCTCATTCACGCCTCACAATAAACCTATCAGGTGGTCCTCTGTTATCCTCATGTTACTACTAAGGAAATTGAAAcagagtaacttgcccaaagtcacacgaCTAGAAAAATGGTAGATCtaagatttaaacccaggtctgGCAGACTCTAGAACCCATCACTCTCATAACCATTAGAACTGAAAATATAGACTCAATAAATATCCAGCCATTTGTCTATTGAGGCCTGGGAAGAAGTATCTTCATAATTAATCCATCACTAACACTAGACAAAAGTACTGTATAGCAGACAAACtgaagatggaaaataaaattgtgagttctaaatgaaaatgatactttaacctttattaaatttcttatctttcatccttaaatatttaataagcgCCACCTCATACACTCTGCTGActctcatttttctgtctttgcatttccataggtctctgtctctctctctgtctatgtctctctctccttcctcccctttttctctctctcaccctctcaagTGGTTGTAAATGGCCTAAACTAGAAACAATGAATTTGAAGTTGTTTGTTGGTTTACATCACCTATATTTTGAAGCTGAAAAGTGAAATAACTGGATCTGATAGGCTTGTTCTCTGATGATCCATTAACACAAATATAGAAATCTTTATAGTCTGATGCCTCCAAATAGGGAAATCTGCATCCTATATTTTGTCCATCAGCCTTGATGTAATCAACACACTGTAATGCATGATCCAAGCCCTCATACCTGTAAAATGAGTGTTGTGAGAATTGTGTTTAAATAACAATCTTTTCCAGTATCAAGGCACTTCATTTTCAATTATATTAGGATACCATGTcagtttaaaaatcatttaataatgtacaatatttattaagcacctactatatgtcaggcactatgATAAGCAATAGGGAAAAAACAGTAGGGAAAGCAGACATAGTCCCCGAtttcatggagcttacaattTGTTGGGAGTCCTCGCAAAATCTCAAAGACAAGGATTCTTACTTGTGTACTTAGGTTATATTGATTCATCAACAAGGTTTGTGAATCAAAGAATAAGATTCCTAGTAAGAAAACCTGTGATTTGTACAAATAATCCTGCATGATATTGCCTTTTAAGTTATTTTACTGgggaagttattttaaaagaaagcaaattttaaagcagacttagaaaatattatgtttaataaaatgaatgaaaatctgGAGTATACAATACACATCAAGAGATAAACCTCAGAAAAGCCAACTGTAGGagggcaaaaggaaaaagaaggagttGTTTGGcaagtaaatatttaattttctcatctattaaatgAGAAATGTTACCATATCATTTTAAGTTAACCTTATTCCAGTAATAAAGCTAAAAGGAACTAGGAGTGATTCCCTACTAAATTCGAAAGCAACAAATGCTTGCTATTTTCCTAAAGAATAGCTTGCAATGCAAACCATGACATTATCTGTAAAAGCAGTCAAATCCCTGTTGAAAAGAGGCCAATGTAGCAGCTGATAAGGTGCCTGTACACATATCTGGACTCTACTAAATTAACCTTATGCCAACTATTTACTTTAGGGAGAGTTTGCAAAATTGTTGTCTCTTGGTTAGTTCACTTGATTAGAGTTTGGGAGACTTCAGTTCCAGGCTTAACTCCATACAGACTTACTTGATGTCAGCAGGGAAGGCTTTATTTTCCAATCtctaaaatgttaatgtttattCCTCCCTATTTCACCAAGATGAGGatcaaattatatcaaatatgAACCACAATGTACAGGAGGGCAGAGACTTTCTCTTATTCATGCTTTTGTCCTTTTTAtctagaacactgcctggcatttaaaagatgcttaatatttgttgaattaatgaacaaataatttaGATCTTTGAAATTTACCTATCCaattccagatgaggaaacaaaaattctaaaagaaaaaattacttgcCCAAGGCCGCCAAGTTAAATGATGCTAGAGCAGGGATTAGAACCCAGATCTCAGGATTGTTAATAGTTTATAGCTTATGatttatctattattattttctaaagaaagatGCCATGATAATTTGGAACTAGAACTCACCAATAGTAATGCTTAGTCCTCTCTTGATTTTTCCATTATTTAGTAAATGCATATGTTTGGATAATTACCTATCAGTTTATCAGTGCTATCACTTGTTTCAgctatgtaataaatatttagtgcTAATCTACTACGGGTATAGTACTTTGGAGGTAGGCAAGAGAAATATAATAAACAATTCATGCCCACCAATCCCTTAAAAATTTAACAGGAGACAAAGCACACATAtatgagaaaaaatttaaatgccatCTGGACAATAAACAATTACaggctataaaaaaaaatagttcaaggccaggcgcagtggctcacgcctgtaatctcagcgctttcggaggctgaggtgggcagatcacttgaggtaaggagcttgagaccagcatgggcaacattgtgaaaccccatctctactaaaaatgcaaaagttagccaggtgtggtggcacacgcccataatcccagctgctcgggaggctgaggcatgagaatcgcttgaacccaggaggtggaggctgcagtgagccgagatggcaccactgcactccagcctgtgtgacagagggagactcttgtctcaaacaaacaaacaaaaaaaaaaacaaagtaatagctcaagaaaaacaaaacagaagctgACATGATCAGTTAAAGGTTAATGAAACTGGGGAGCAGATGAGCCTTGAAAAAGATGGATAAAAATTGGTGAAAGAAAGATAGAGCCAGAGGGCATTCCAGAAGGTAATGCAAACAAAGGTATAAAAGGCAATAACACGggtgagaaaaaaatgtagagatggATCTAAATTGAGTGGAGCATTCACATTGGTAATAGTAGACAGTATGGCAGCCTAGATTTTATCCTGGGGCAATGAGTAGACACAGGAGGTTTTTGAACAAGAGAGTGGTATATGAAAATGGCAATATAGGAAGATAAAGCTGGCTACAGTgtgcagaatgaataaaaagggGAGAGATTGGAAGGGGAGAGATTGGGAGCAGAGCGACCGTCATTTTGGAAGCAATGGCAATCATCCAGGTGTGGAATGAGGGAAGCCTAAAGTAGAGCTCTTACAGTAGAGATGGTAGGTACTTAACAGATGTGCAACCTTGCAAAGGAGCATCAGAACATGGTGATCATGTTACCCTAAaacaattaagaaattaagaagataCACGAGTCACAATGTCCAAGTTTAAAAGCTTCAGTGACAGTTAACAAAGGAGGGagtcagaaaaaaattcagtttaatagataactgattttttaaaaaaacaagaatataaaatatgtcaaaattgTTTAAGTTCTAAATTCATCTAtctaaaggatacaaaattaacccAGTACAGAAACAATTATTGCATTCCTTATATCACCCATAGAATACCTTCCAGTATCTACATCCTAAAACCACTTACACCCATTGAAAACCTCAAATAATTGTAAACAATTATCATCATAAATACAACTCTGACAAGTATAATGAATTTAACTTAGTGAAAATATAGTTTACTCATACTATCGACTAACTTGAGTAGACATTTTTTAATATGGaattctaattataaaaatacttacCAGTAAAACAAGTTGTAATTGGTATCAAGAAGTACACCTATGCCAGGTTTCCAAGAACAGAGTAAATATTGCCAATTGTAATATACGCAATCCATATCCTGAACTTTAGTTTCTGGAATTCCTAAGGAACAAATCAACTGTGAATGTTTGAAAGGCTTGGTGATGAATCATTTGTGAAATCATTTCTCAATTTTACTTCATTTCCTATGACctctccattttattttgcaATCAACATAACAGGATTATttcaaaaggaagttactgggaatcaCTTCACGATAAGAGGGACatgcaaaaccaaaaaacatttgAGGGCTCATTTACTCATATTAGTATAAGCATATGCAAAAGTAGTAAATTGATTATTCTAGGATGCTCTGAGCAGATGAGCAAATACTCATGAATGTTTACTAATATGACCCCAAAACTGGGaactaaatcaataaaataatatacaggTTTTGCCAAAGGTATTTGCtgatttaaagaattttaaaaggctaATCACCAACTACAAGAAAGATTCTATTTTGTGCCACACTGTCACAGGATCTATTGTGCCTACAGCCTGGTACATAAGATTAAGGGACTTATTCCCAAATGAATTGTTCTGATAGtattaaatatgaaaagagaGCTTTGTTTTAACCTTGTGGTGATATCCAATAAGTAGTTTCTGCCCAGGAACTTTGAACTTCTGATCCATTTGTGCATTGCCATGGTAAAAGCGTGTGTATCTTCGCTTCAATGCCCTTGTTAAGATCAAACCCATCTTTGTAATGTAGATTCTTAGTAATGATGGTCTGTTTGACAAAAAGATGAGACAAAGTCAAGCTTAGAAACCTCCATGGTATAGTGAGCTATATTAATAAGACTAATAAATCATTAATACCCTGGAGAGTTCCCAATATCTAAGACAATCCTAGAGACTATTTGATACAATGCCACAGATACATTTCCAGCAGAGCTCACCTCTGTATGTCATATCATTTTATGAGATCATTTGAATCTTAACATCTaattccaaataaaaacaaaaacttttggaagggaaaaaaaactttATGGCAGAAACTTGAGCTATATCTGCTTGGAATCAAATAGATAATTTTCATATACCATAGGCACATTACTTGGCAAATCATgccacatttcaaaatataatatgaAACCTTCAAGAAATACATAAACTAAAACCCTGGAAGTAAccagaaaaatacagacaaatCATGAGCTTCTGGAGgacaaaaatcatttattatttattcatatattcctGATACCTAGTAGAGTGCCCAGCACAAAGTTGATCAATAAATGCTCAATTTGAATTGTCTCTTGAAACTACCTAGCTGAATTAGAGAGGTAACAGAATGTCATCTACAACAGAAATCTTTGAATATACATGCTTGTTGAGTATATAAGTAGTTaataattcaaaacattttcattgagCTCTTACTACAATATATACAACGAACCATAATCCTGCGACCCTCTGTGGGAAgggtacaaagataaataagccTTGTCTCCTACAGTAGAAAAGGTCACAGGTCAGTAGCATGTATAAGGCCCACATCCAAGAATATAAGCAATTGTAAAATACAGTGAAATGCTCTTCTAGTGAAGTGCTGCTCTTCAAGTTCATATTGCACGAGAccgagttttttgtttttgtttttgttttttttcttgttcttccaATGGCAATCTTAACACTGGATGGGGTGAAAACAGATATAGCAGGATGCATAGGAGACAGAAGCGGGTGTGGAAGCTTTTTATATCCTAATTAGAACTATTGAGATATGGGAATTGGAGCGGACACTAAAGTCAGGAATCACAAAGTAACACCTGATGATCACTCTGATACGGCAAATGCATGCTTTACTTACCTTCCATGTTTCACTACCAATGTTTCGGTATTTTAGTTCATATTCCACTGTGCATTCCTTAAAATGATCCAGAGACAGTGGGGGTTGCCATTGCAAATAGAGATAACCTAAGTATCCGGGATCCACTATCTCAAAATCCTGAGGAGGGTTAActgaaataaatcaataaaacacttttattttttctgtattttatgacAAATATTGCTAAATCTAGATGGCTTCCAAATGTGCACCAATTGattaacagataaacaaaatgtgctacaTGCATACAatcaaatattattcagccataaaaagacatgaagtactgattcatgctacaacatggatgaaccttgagaacattatactaactgaaagaagccagacacaaaagaccacatattgacatagttccatttctatgaaatttcaaaatagacaaattcatagagagagaaagtagattCGTGGTTGGTAGGGGCTGGAGGGAGAAACAATGCAgggtgactgcttaatgggtTTAGGGGCTGTTTTACGGGTGATGCAACTATTCTGGACTTTGATAGTGGTGAttgttgcacaactttgtgaatatactaaaaaccaacGTATAGTAAAGAGTTTTACTATACATGTATAGTTTTAAAGAATATAGTTTTGTATAAAGAGTTAGTTttgtgtaaattatatctcagtaaggCTGTTAAAAAAATCTAGATTACTGCTATATAGTTGTtccttctttgagaaatcacatATGCAAAATGTGACTTTGCCTCACTAGGTATTAATTTTTAGAGAAGCAAAAAATTCAATGTGGCTTTATCTCTGTGCTCATGTACGCCAGAATTTGGTCTAAGATGGGaacattttattacaaaaatctgtctaacaataacaataacaaataagaacaacaaataataacaaataataactaacatatcactataatataaatatatgtatttaattatattaattataatataatatataatataataatatactataaataattttaattaattaataataaaacattaacattatattaaataatataatataattgaaaaattaaataattctaattatttttaaattttacgtTAAATTTCTGTACCTTTTTAATGTATCTAATTGTCATAAAAGCTAAGGATAGTAGCTAAGGATAGTAATTAAGGAACTGTTCCAGTTAGTTTAGTACCAGGCAATGAGGTTTCAGATACTTAATCTGTTAAAAAAGACTATACAAAAAGGTATGGAGAGTGTTTTTAATTTGGCATTTATCGCACAAAATGTGTGTCAACATCAGTTACCTTATACAAGAAAGTGACTAGTAAGAACATAGCTTTTTTTCATGAACTTCCTGAAATAGTTTCAATAACAATTCATCTACTAGTTAGTTATGCACTTCCATAAGGCAGGTCAAAAAGACAgttaattttccattaaaatccatttaattttacttttcctaatttaaaaactattccaTTAAAATCCATTTACCTTTTATCTCGGTGTCTGAAGATGAAGTACAGCCAAATGTTGTGCTTATCAGAAAGGTATATAAGCATCCGATAGCCAAGCAAACGAAAGCCATTTCTCCGAGATTTAAAACCTTGATATTGCCTCtctatgaaggaaaaatataacattttaacttTATCTTACATCAAATAATCAAACTAAACGTGATTAAAAATACTTTGGAAAGCTCTCTGTGTGCTTCTCTACCAAGAACTGGGAAAACTGTGTCCACCTCAGACCATGGAAACAGAAATAATCAAGTTAGGAACCAATATAATTGGAAAGAAAGGATTCTAGTCTCATCCTGCttacaagaataaaaacaaagctaaGCAAAAACCCTTGTAGCTCCTCACCTCCCCG
It encodes:
- the IL13RA2 gene encoding interleukin-13 receptor subunit alpha-2 precursor; translated protein: MAFVCLAIGCLYTFLISTTFGCTSSSDTEIKVNPPQDFEIVDPGYLGYLYLQWQPPLSLDHFKECTVEYELKYRNIGSETWKTIITKNLHYKDGFDLNKGIEAKIHTLLPWQCTNGSEVQSSWAETTYWISPQGIPETKVQDMDCVYYNWQYLLCSWKPGIGVLLDTNYNLFYWYEGLDHALQCVDYIKADGQNIGCRFPYLEASDYKDFYICVNGSSENKPIRSSYFTFQLQNIVKPLPPVYLTFTRESSCEIKLKWSIPLGPIPARCFDYEIEIREDDTTLVTATVENETYTLKTTNETRQLCFVVRSKVNIYCSDDGIWSEWSDKQCWEGEDLSKKTLLRFWLPFGFILILVIFVTGLLLRKPNTYPKMIPEFFCDT